A part of Aegilops tauschii subsp. strangulata cultivar AL8/78 chromosome 2, Aet v6.0, whole genome shotgun sequence genomic DNA contains:
- the LOC109751457 gene encoding 7-deoxyloganetin glucosyltransferase, with protein sequence MRADGKPHAVCVPYPAQGHATPMMKLAKVLHSRGFHVTFVYTEHNHRRLVRSRGAGAVAGLPGFRFATIPDGLPPSDPDATQDQASICHSTTTTCLPHLKSLLGGLNNSAAGTGTPPVTCVVADSIMSFAVDAAAELGVPCALFWTASACGYMGYYNFQFLVDHGLTPLKGEEQLTNGYLDTPVTNALGMTKHMRLRDFPSFVRTTDRDDILLNFMIHELERASRADAVIVNTFDEMEQPALDAMRAILAPPVYTIGPLNFVVEQLVPDGGDGSASLAAIRPSLWREDRSCLEWLRGREPRSVVYVNFGSITTMTSQELVEFAWGLANCGCDFLWIVRNDLVKGNAAMLPLEFLEATKGRCFLASWCEQEAVLRNEAVGAFLTHYGWNSMMEGLSAGLPMLGWPFFAEQQTNCRYACVEWGVGMEVGDDVRREVVEERIREVMGGGEVGREMRRKAMEWKEIAVRATTRPGGRSLANLELLLKNTVGSSFSRRGANRSSARD encoded by the exons ATGCGCGCCGACGGCAAGCCCCACGCGGTGTGCGTGCCGTACCCGGCGCAGGGGCACGCCACCCCGATGATGAAGCTGGCCAAGGTCCTCCACTCCAGGGGCTTCCACGTCACCTTCGTCTACACCGAGCACAACCACCGGCGCCTCGTCCGCTCCCGCGGCGCCGGCGCCGTCGCGGGCCTCCCGGGCTTCCGCTTCGCCACCATCCCCGACGGCCTGCCGCCGTCCGACCCCGACGCCACCCAGGACCAGGCGTCCATCTGCCACTCCACCACGACCACCTGCCTCCCCCACCTGAAGAGCCTGCTTGGCGGCCTCAACAACAGCGCAGCGGGGACGGGGACGCCGCCGGTGACGTGCGTCGTCGCGGACAGCATCATGAGCTTCGCGGTGGACGCCGCAGCGGAGCTCGGCGTGCCGTGCGCGCTGTTCTGGACCGCCAGCGCCTGCGGTTACATGGGCTATTACAACTTTCAGTTCCTGGTAGATCATGGCCTTACTCCTCTCAAAG GTGAAGAGCAACTGACGAACGGCTACTTGGACACGCCGGTGACAAATGCTCTCGGCATGACCAAGCACATGCGCCTCCGGGACTTCCCGTCCTTCGTCCGCACCACCGACCGGGACGACATCCTGCTCAACTTCATGATACACGAGCTAGAGCGAGCGAGCCGTGCTGATGCCGTCATCGTCAACACCTTTGACGAGATGGAGCAGCCGGCGCTCGACGCCATGCGCGCCATCCTCGCCCCGCCAGTTTACACCATCGGCCCGCTCAACTTTGTTGTGGAGCAGCTAGTCCCcgacggcggcgacggcagcgcctCGCTCGCCGCGATTCGCCCCAGCCTTTGGAGGGAAGACCGGTCCTGCCTAGAGTGGCTCCGCGGCAGGGAGCCCCGGTCCGTGGTGTACGTCAACTTCGGGAGCATCACCACCATGACCAGCCAAGAACTGGTCGAGTTCGCTTGGGGGTTGGCCAACTGCGGCTGCGACTTCCTTTGGATCGTAAGGAACGACCTGGTGAAGGGCAACGCCGCCATGCTACCCCTGGAGTTCCTGGAGGCGACCAAGGGCCGGTGTTTCTTGGCGAGCTGGTGCGAGCAGGAGGCGGTGCTGCGGAACGAGGCCGTGGGCGCCTTCCTGACGCACTACGGGTGGAACTCGATGATGGAGGGGCTCAGCGCCGGGCTGCCGATGCTGGGCTGGCCCTTCTTCGCCGAGCAGCAGACCAACTGTCGCTACGCGTGCGTGGAGTGGGGCGTCGGGATGGAGGTCGGCGACGACGTGCGCCGGGAGGTGGTGGAGGAGAGGATAAGGGAGGTGATGGGTGGTGGCGAGGTGGGGAGGGAGATGAGGCGGAAGGCAATGGAGTGGAAGGAGATCGCCGTCCGTGCCACGACCCGACCTGGTGGCAGATCGTTGGCCAACCTTGAGCTTCTACTCAAGAATACCGTTGGATCGTCCTTCTCCCGCCGCGGTGCAAACAGATCTAGTGCCCGGGATTGA